One stretch of Punica granatum isolate Tunisia-2019 chromosome 5, ASM765513v2, whole genome shotgun sequence DNA includes these proteins:
- the LOC116207827 gene encoding phospholipid scramblase family protein C343.06c-like isoform X2, with the protein MEWYYLMMGWQCLSKLYKTSGISTIYGALFSLMARACRPENSTYVEKFPQPFSGKIQSLKPTSLLQGVWGCGMIEYEKRSFLLRNRSGNIEDPCGFEGNSLFSRRTIKTMSHQVGNGTDRELQLSRDFSVQLWVSDKKMNEPGISRRRKLGKQKNSGVLYVDQISLQHLAERWFYGDSTIRTNSEPHRQDPQQPPPSQPVSSLLKLASPEEALVAPLLARSNLLITRDIEWANLVLGFKQEHRYAIVDVCYPQSPVGFIREQSNVVVRQFLRLRRPFVAYITDAMGNELYRVRRPFWWITSSIYAEVDGKEVGVVHQRWHLWKRVYDLNKQFAVVENPGFWFWTFTLKDINGEVLAEIDRAWRGFGFELFTDAGQYVIRFGSSDPFLMTGCARKIRELKVVRPLTLSERAVALALAVSLDNDYFSRHGDWGIPFAVGGD; encoded by the exons ATGGAGTGGTATTATCTCATGATGGGTTGGCAATGCTTGTCTAAGCTTTATAAGACAAGTGGAATCAGTACAATATATGGTGCTCTATTTTCTTTAATGGCAAGGGCATGTCGACCTGAAAATTCTACATATGTTGAGAAGTTTCCTCAACCTTTTTCTGGAAAAATTCAATCTCTAAAGCCAACCTCATTGTTGCAAGGTGTATGGGGCTGTGGAATGATAGAATATGAGAAGAGGTCGTTCTTACTGAGAAATAGGTCTGGGAACATTGAAGACCCCTGTGGTTTTGAAGGCAATTCCCTTTTCTCACGAAGAACCATAAAGACAATGTCTCATCAAGTTGGAAATGGTACTGATAGAGAACTGCAGCTGAGTAGGGATTTTTCTGTACAACTTTGGGTTTCagataagaaaatgaatgagCCTGGTAtaagcagaagaagaaaactaGGAAAGCAAAAGAATTCAGGAGTTCTCTATGTTGATCAGATATCACTTCAACATCTGGCAGAAAGATGGTTTTATGGTGATTCTACCATAAGAACGAATTCTGAGCCCCATAGGCAAGATCCGCAGCAGCCGCCACCAAGCCAACCAGTTTCTAGTTTGCTGAAACTTGCATCTCCCGAGGAG gcCCTTGTTGCACCTCTTCTTGCAAGGTCCAATTTACTGATAACAAGGGATATAGAATGGGCAAACCTTGTACTTGGTTTCAAGCAG GAGCACCGCTATGCAATAGTGGATGTCTGTTACCCTCAGTCT CCGGTAGGCTTTATACGCGAACAGAGTAATGTTGTCGTCAGACAG TTCCTTAGGCTGAGGCGTCCTTTTGTAGCATATATAACTGATGCCATGGGTAACGAACTTTATAGG GTTCGCAGGCCCTTTTGGTGGATAACAAGCTCAATCTATGCCGAGGTTGATGGTAAG GAAGTGGGTGTGGTTCATCAAAGATGGCACCTCTGGAAGAGGGTGTATGATTT GAACAAGCAGTTTGCAGTAGTGGAAAATCCCGGCTTCTGGTTTTGGACCTTTACTTTGAAGGACATAAATGGTGAAGTTTTGGCTGAAATAGATCGCGCTTGGCGGGGCTTTGGTTTTGAG CTTTTTACTGATGCTGGCCAGTATGTTATTCGATTTGGGAGTTCAGATCCCTTCTTAATGACGGGTTGTGCTAGAAAA ATTCGGGAATTAAAAGTCGTCCGTCCTTTAACCCTCTCAGAAAGGGCAGTGGCACTAGCTCTCGCTGTATCACTGGATAATGATTACTTCTCAAGGCATGGAGATTG GGGAATTCCTTTCGCTGTCGGCGGTGATTAG
- the LOC116207827 gene encoding phospholipid scramblase family protein C343.06c-like isoform X1 produces MEWYYLMMGWQCLSKLYKTSGISTIYGALFSLMARACRPENSTYVEKFPQPFSGKIQSLKPTSLLQGVWGCGMIEYEKRSFLLRNRSGNIEDPCGFEGNSLFSRRTIKTMSHQVGNGTDRELQLSRDFSVQLWVSDKKMNEPGISRRRKLGKQKNSGVLYVDQISLQHLAERWFYGDSTIRTNSEPHRQDPQQPPPSQPVSSLLKLASPEEALVAPLLARSNLLITRDIEWANLVLGFKQEHRYAIVDVCYPQSPVGFIREQSNVVVRQFLRLRRPFVAYITDAMGNELYRVRRPFWWITSSIYAEVDGKEVGVVHQRWHLWKRVYDLYVGNKQFAVVENPGFWFWTFTLKDINGEVLAEIDRAWRGFGFELFTDAGQYVIRFGSSDPFLMTGCARKIRELKVVRPLTLSERAVALALAVSLDNDYFSRHGDWGIPFAVGGD; encoded by the exons ATGGAGTGGTATTATCTCATGATGGGTTGGCAATGCTTGTCTAAGCTTTATAAGACAAGTGGAATCAGTACAATATATGGTGCTCTATTTTCTTTAATGGCAAGGGCATGTCGACCTGAAAATTCTACATATGTTGAGAAGTTTCCTCAACCTTTTTCTGGAAAAATTCAATCTCTAAAGCCAACCTCATTGTTGCAAGGTGTATGGGGCTGTGGAATGATAGAATATGAGAAGAGGTCGTTCTTACTGAGAAATAGGTCTGGGAACATTGAAGACCCCTGTGGTTTTGAAGGCAATTCCCTTTTCTCACGAAGAACCATAAAGACAATGTCTCATCAAGTTGGAAATGGTACTGATAGAGAACTGCAGCTGAGTAGGGATTTTTCTGTACAACTTTGGGTTTCagataagaaaatgaatgagCCTGGTAtaagcagaagaagaaaactaGGAAAGCAAAAGAATTCAGGAGTTCTCTATGTTGATCAGATATCACTTCAACATCTGGCAGAAAGATGGTTTTATGGTGATTCTACCATAAGAACGAATTCTGAGCCCCATAGGCAAGATCCGCAGCAGCCGCCACCAAGCCAACCAGTTTCTAGTTTGCTGAAACTTGCATCTCCCGAGGAG gcCCTTGTTGCACCTCTTCTTGCAAGGTCCAATTTACTGATAACAAGGGATATAGAATGGGCAAACCTTGTACTTGGTTTCAAGCAG GAGCACCGCTATGCAATAGTGGATGTCTGTTACCCTCAGTCT CCGGTAGGCTTTATACGCGAACAGAGTAATGTTGTCGTCAGACAG TTCCTTAGGCTGAGGCGTCCTTTTGTAGCATATATAACTGATGCCATGGGTAACGAACTTTATAGG GTTCGCAGGCCCTTTTGGTGGATAACAAGCTCAATCTATGCCGAGGTTGATGGTAAG GAAGTGGGTGTGGTTCATCAAAGATGGCACCTCTGGAAGAGGGTGTATGATTTGTACGTAGG GAACAAGCAGTTTGCAGTAGTGGAAAATCCCGGCTTCTGGTTTTGGACCTTTACTTTGAAGGACATAAATGGTGAAGTTTTGGCTGAAATAGATCGCGCTTGGCGGGGCTTTGGTTTTGAG CTTTTTACTGATGCTGGCCAGTATGTTATTCGATTTGGGAGTTCAGATCCCTTCTTAATGACGGGTTGTGCTAGAAAA ATTCGGGAATTAAAAGTCGTCCGTCCTTTAACCCTCTCAGAAAGGGCAGTGGCACTAGCTCTCGCTGTATCACTGGATAATGATTACTTCTCAAGGCATGGAGATTG GGGAATTCCTTTCGCTGTCGGCGGTGATTAG
- the LOC116207178 gene encoding uncharacterized protein LOC116207178 — translation MHALTFMHDNGSPPKPGREKIDRGDLLADLLEEEEREKDEEGSSDDSNDDSSKDFYDDSDKFHHYISRREYARLSDQRTPNPTHPTPFSLLMMKLMMLIMISSMMIHPPQCSTVRLKHPPLLMISSSRL, via the exons ATGCATGCGCTCACATTTATGCACGACAACGGGAGTCCCCCAAAGCCAG GAAGGGAGAAGATTGACAGAGGAGACTTACTTGCTGATCTACttgaggaagaggagagagaaaaggaCGAAGAAGGCTCCAGCGACGATTCTAACGATGATTCTAGCAAAGATTTTTACGATGATTCAGACAAGTTTCACCACTATATCTCTCGCCGTGAATATGCCAGACTGTCTGACCAAAGAACCCCAAACCCCACCCACCCCACACCATTTTCTTTGTTGATGATGAAGTTGATGATGTTGATAATGATTTCTTCGATGATGATCCACCCTCCCCAATGCTCGACTGTTCGACTGAAGCACCCCcctttactgatgatttcttCTTCCCGGTTGTAA